CTCCCCGATAAAAGCGCTCTGCTGCAGACGCTCCAGGCCATAGTCGAGGCAGGCATCGGCGATCTTCGTGCGCGTGCCATCGTGAGAAATGTCGTAAATGACCAGTGTGCGCATGAAAGAATCTCCCCTTCTCTTCTCCACTGACTACCAACCGGCGACAAAGGGCGTATAGGTCTCGCGATCGCCGCGCAAAAAGGAGGCCAAATGACGGGCCTGCTGCTGTAGAATCAAGCGAAGAGCCTGGCGCTTCCCTTCATACAGCTCGCTGCTCCCGCTCAGGCGCTCCAATACCTTCTCGGCCACCTTACGACGTGTCTCTGCAGTCAGCAACCCCTCGCTATCCTGCTCCAGCGGCACGCGCCGATTAAGCAAACCGACCAGCGTTCGATCAACTGTACACTGACGGAACTCCTCGATCAAATCAAGAACCAGGCTGGGTTTGCCGGGACGGTCGGCATGGAGAAAGCCCGCGTAGGGATCAAGCCCCGCCAAGAGGATGGCCTGTTCAACTTGAGCATAAAGCACGCCGTAGCCGTAGTTGAGGAGGGCATTGAAAAGATCAGTGGCTCCCCGTGTCTGACGCCCGGGCCAATCGATCTGCTCAGGCAGAACATACCTGACGCCCGCCCAGTAGTGCTGAGCGGCCCGGCCTTCCAATGAGAGCAAAGAGGGGCGCAACTCTTCAACTCCCTGTCGATTGATGGTTAACCCGTCCATTTCCCCAAGCAGGTCCTGGATAGCTTGCACCGACTGGTGCAGCTTCTGGCAGAGCTGAGGCTGCTCATCTTTGCGGCTCCGCATGAAGTAGCGCAGCAGATGAATCTGATTCGCCAGTTTGCCGCGGGTGAAAGCCAGGGCAAGCTCGCAGCCCTTAGCGGAACTGAAAGCCAGCAGTTGTGCGCGCCTGGTGAGCACCGTACCTGTCAGCCCGGCGGCGTAGAGTGAGGCTCTCACCATGCCATTTTTCTCCAGGAAATGGAGGGCGATCCCTTCCTCGCTGCAGAGCTTCACCACATCGCTGGAGATCCCAACGCCTGTATCGATAACAAGAATTTGATTGAGATGGATCAGTGGTACTTCCTCCACGACCTGCGAATCCCGGACCAGGCGAATTCTTCCTTGATGTTTACTAATAAAAATGCCTTTCCCTTCCACAATCAGATTCATAGTTTCCCTATTCGTCAGACGATAGCCATTAGCATTTTTATCGGAATCATCTGGTGATTATACTGCAGCTACCAGGCTGAAACAGCCTGAGTAGCTGCGTGCTCATGTCTACAAGAGTAGCGAGAGGATTCCGCTAAAGCATCGGAATCAGCGGCAGTACTCTAAAAGAGGAGAGAAACAAAAGGAAGAGTACTGGCACCTCTTGCCAGCACTCTTCCTCTCTCTACTAGCTCTGGCAGCACCAGGGCCTGGAGGAGCCTGATCTAATGAACTGACACGGGCGAAGAAGCCAACTGATCCGCGCTCACTGCCTGAGTGCCTGGCGAGTGACCGGGACGAGCAGCGGGAAGGTCAGCGTCTTGCCTACCGCTCACAGCCGATCGAGCGGCAGGCTCCTCATTCGTCTTCTCCAGCCAGCCAGGCGCCTGGCCCTCCCTCGGTGGCTTTTGCCGCCAGGCGGATACTCAGCTCTTGTGCCTCAACCTGCTCCCGCAGCGTCACCAGCAGGCGGTCCTGCTCCTGGTCATAGGACCACTCGACCTGGCTGGCGGAGTCGCCGTTTCCGCTACTCTGCTCGACACTCCAGGGAGCGCGCTCAAGGGCGCGCAGCTCCAACACGATACGCTGGCGCTCTGGCACAAAGCGGCCCTCGCGGGTGCCAATGAACACCCGGATCTCATCGCCTTCGACCTCGCAAATGATGCGCCGGCGAGCGTACTCCCCCTGCAAGTAGCCGTAGCCATCGCCGGCGTCCTCGTAGAGACTACTTTCGCCGCTCCCTTCGGCTGGGTAAAGCAGCAGCGTCAGCGGATCAGGCGCTCGCTCTCCCACATAGTTCATCTCGGGCCAAAGTGGCACCGCTGTATTGGCCCGCACATAGAGCGCCGGCTGCCCGAGCGGGGCATAGGCTATCACATGGGTCGGACCGCTGAAGCGCTGACCGCTCCAGAAATGGAACCAGGTGCCAGCGGGCAGATAGACATGGCGGTGACTGACAGCCGGACGTGTGACAGGCGCGATGAGCAGCGCAGGGCCGCAGAGCGCCTCATCATCGTAAGCCCAGGCAGCGGGATCTGCCGGCGCCATCCAGAAAAGCGGGCGCAGCACTGGCGCGCCAGTGCGGTGACACTCCTCGAACAGCGTATACAGGTAGGGGAGCAGGCGCTGCCGCAGCTTGAGCATGGCGCGACAGACCGACTCATACGGCTCGCCAAACACCCACGGCTCTTGACGGCGAGTCTGCTTCTCCGAGTGGTTGCGGCAGAAAGCCTGAAAAATGCCGAACTCCGTCCAGCGAGCCAGCAGCTCACCACTGCAATCGCCGTAGAAGCCACCAATATCGCTGCCACACCAGCTCACGCCCGAGAGGCCCAGATTAAGCAACTGTGGCACGCTCTGGGCCAGGTCCTCCCATGTTGACGCATTGTCGCCGGTCCAAAGCAAGGCCTGGCGCTGGATGCCAGCGTAGCCGGCGCGCGAAATCACAAACGGACGCTCATCCGGGCGCAGGCGCTGCAGCCCCTCGCGCGTCGCCTGAACCAATAACGAGCCATAGGCATTGTGAATCTCGGCATGCAGACGCGGTCGCCCTCCCCC
This is a stretch of genomic DNA from Thermogemmatispora onikobensis. It encodes these proteins:
- the cas1 gene encoding CRISPR-associated endonuclease Cas1 translates to MNLIVEGKGIFISKHQGRIRLVRDSQVVEEVPLIHLNQILVIDTGVGISSDVVKLCSEEGIALHFLEKNGMVRASLYAAGLTGTVLTRRAQLLAFSSAKGCELALAFTRGKLANQIHLLRYFMRSRKDEQPQLCQKLHQSVQAIQDLLGEMDGLTINRQGVEELRPSLLSLEGRAAQHYWAGVRYVLPEQIDWPGRQTRGATDLFNALLNYGYGVLYAQVEQAILLAGLDPYAGFLHADRPGKPSLVLDLIEEFRQCTVDRTLVGLLNRRVPLEQDSEGLLTAETRRKVAEKVLERLSGSSELYEGKRQALRLILQQQARHLASFLRGDRETYTPFVAGW